The genomic segment CCAACACCCCCTGACCAAAACATGCACTATATATAGAAGCACAACTGAACATTTGTCTGCCCGCGATCGCGGCGTCCTTATACTGAGAGATAGCGGCTTCCCACTCAGGGTCAGCATCTTCAAACTCTGAATGCCCGTAATCTGGcctgaaaagtaaaattatcacAGTTTAAAACATGTGAGTATCGTGCAAACAACCTAACTTAGGTATTATGGGGTTTGTCAAAAGATGCTTTTTGTGTcacgttaggttaggttaaatcATTTTCTAATTTTATGATCAGAAGCACGGAGCACGAAGGCGGGTGCTGtagtaagccgttggtcccggctattagccgtataaacacctccaccaacccgcagtgtggtgtagtatgctccatactccctccggttgattaaggggaggcctgtgcccagcagtgagacgtatatgggctgtttattttatgttattttatgctCAGAAGCCCTCCTAATATAAGTTTAATGATGAATTTAATTTCTTTCTAAAAAATTTTTTGTCTCTGTCCagaacaaaataatttattcaacgtaatgaaCTTGTCATAAGTTAATATTTTTACCCAAGCATCACTTCAACAGTTAGgtataaaagataaataaagaaTTCTTCCAACAACGGTTTTCAAAGTTCACATAACACAtgagataattattattcaatttaGTGACAAGAAAACAACTTCTTAAGCATGAGCAATAAGTCCgtctgttgtgcctttctgtatgtGTTGTCCTTACTTTTCTATCTTgtatccattgtgctcaataaggTATTTTATCAACCTGTCTATCTTCTTATAAGTGTTCCCcaaataacttaaaaagaaGACAAAAAGTAAGAAAGAATTAATAAGTAAGAAACACTGTGTGGATGACTGATCTCAcgactcatgaaacgactacatatttaattatttacctatttaaataaacaccGGAACCAAAGACCATtcgtcttactttttaaactgaactaaaaataaaaatataggtaagctTTCTTAACTAGCGTATGAGCCTAAACTGGAATTTCCCGTGGGTCGCGATAAAAGCCGCTGAGCGCTATTTATCTCAATCCTGCATTCCGACAGTCTCGAGATTAATCGTCTCATGTGCACGCGGCTGAAgttagtacttatttataattcttACTTCCTTATTTTTATACTGTATGGTGCTTAAAAGCTTCGTGGCCGACCGAGAAAAGATGGCGTGAGTGGGATGcatacttgatatttggaaagAGACAGTAAAAGATCGGAaggagtggaagaaagggaGAGAGGCATTTGCCCTGCTGTGGGATGATGTTGAACTGGGAGCGAACTCagacctcggacacttcatacaaaacacctcgttttacacagacactacacattaatgttatcgtacacgcgcatctgtgtgtgtgttgtcTGACGccaatacgattgaagactaaagtaagatcgagggggtgaggtaaacctagctcagccgctgatggggagcggagagttaccgttgtaATGCAATCAAAATAGAACCTTACGTCAGCAATATGTGCATCATTTCTCCAACAAGACCTTCTTCTTCTACTGGGTACTGTGCAGCTTCACAGATCGTGCGAAGAACACATTCTCTGCCGTCCACACCTTGCCTGGAAATCACAAATAGAAAGCCTTAATTATCGAAttcaattcattcattcactcatgaCTTTATCCCAAGTagtatagtcagaggtaccatcgcaaaatgaacggTGCCCACACTTCTGCAAGCTTTCTGTAAAACATTCTATCTCTGATTCCTCTTTCTTATATTTCTGTTTTTGGTAGGTGTCTTTCTGTagtgtttttgtgtttttttttgacgtgacttattgtagatttgccgcagatggcattaactacttggccggataaataggGAGGGCTGAaggatctcacccggtacaacgtttaagacaacaggcctgagggtgcccagttgggcgcgcacCTCgactcagggtgtcgtctgagaggaaaaatatttgaagtaatcgaccctattaggttgatagcgataagcgctgattgagggagtgTTTCTGTATATTGTGTAgctttgtgttgtgttgtgatgTAAAATCACAAGAATTGTTCTTTTTCGGAAGGCAATTTTGACTACTTATTCAGTGAGTAAGTATGCAGTCTTTACACGAAAAACTAaaagtgggcaaaggcggcgTTATCGCCAAAAGATACACATGATAaatacacacacagatacacataCATAGTCTACAATGTAGCgtgcaaatatataataaaagttCATAATGAAAAGTCTGGTACATAAAAAAGCAAGCTAGCCACAGTCTAGGAAATAAGCTCACTAAATATTTACTTGTTCGtaaattttacgattttaattaGAGGTCGCAGCTGCACTACAGTTTCAATTATGGTAAGAACTTTTCGCTTATTTTGTTAAAGAAATTTATATTAACCACACTGGGTCCTTATTTtttaatcatacatacatacataaacagcctatatacgtcccactgctggacacaggcgtggagggggtatggagcaaattccaccacgctgctccactccaCTGCGTTTtcttacggctaacagccggtaccaacggctaaacgtgccctccgaagcacggactcaTCATTTTGGTCTTCGGATGATCAGATAATTCAAACCTGCAatatccttatcaaacaaaggctagtctcacaaagtgatttcgacaatgtctccatcgggaattgaacccggacttccagatcgtgagccaaacgctctaaccgctagaccacggaagctgttctGAGATTTTTTTATCGGTTGTCTTCACGTTCGtaaatatatacccatttcacgttgcacatcagaacttgtcatcAGAACGTGAGGAAGGCGAGCGTATTCAAAATAGGACCTCTGGTCTGCAAAACTAAGTATCacacatttaaattataataaaataactaagatAAACTTTCGAAAAAAGAAGACCCGAAAAGGAGTTTAATTTTCTATAATACAgatcagattagattagataaattaaattatataaaatcaaaaacatTTATAATCGTAATAggaataaaatacacataacaatttctaaaaaatcaaataaaattaatattattaataaaagtgtttttattttaaatctctaacttctttagtttagaaaataaaaaaataaaagtgtactTAATACTTAGTTTTGCCGGCCAGTGCATTATATTGTTGGGGACGCTTGTGCTCATCTGTAGGACTTGCATGCccatttatattgtattgacggTAGAATAACATTCTATAATATAGCAttcgaaaaccacgtaagcgcttaCATGAAACGTACGCCACGTACACGCTTTTGAAAGATCACATTCTTATGTGATTTCCTCCAACAAAACCACGATTTcttaaataaatttcattttttttaaatctgggAAAAAATTGAGagcacaattttttacctggaattCGTACTTGACCGCCTTTTTCCCTCCCAATCCAGCATAGACTTAATTTACTTACGAATCCAATAAATTAGCAAAAGCTCTGTAGAAGGTGAGTCTTTCGttcctcttcttcttcataACTGCGTCTCTTTCTTCCCTGGCCACTTGCTTTATAAAGTAGTACTGCGATAGCTCAGTTATATTCTGAAACTGTACGTATTGGTACTGGAAATTAGCAGCGAACGCCAAGCTGATTTTGTCCTTGTTCGGGACTGGTACAGTGAGGCCGATCAGGAGCTGAGGaagacataaaaaatactttacataaaacaaacataatgctgctaattcctgcacacaccaaactaattttatttcaagctatacctgtcattttctcatccgctgaaaaacaaagggacgggtaatcgacaggcataaaatttatggaacacacctcaattttaggcagaaatctaaaacaaccgtctgaaatttttacatcggccaataacccgaaagaattaaatagacagcacgtcaaatggattgcataGCAGCGaggtgtctattttattcgcccgggttattcattcgttttaaaattaacttgttgacaatcatccgtccttttccttttcgacagataagaaaataacgggtataacttaaaataaaattaggaggtgtttgcaggaatcgggtccaATACGCCGCAATGCTGAGCGCAggcttccaaattcaaatttaaaaatatcttcattcagtagttaatatagttacactttgaatcttcaAACACTGAGGAGTCTTTGACGATTCAACGTAACACAGTATAACGCCTGTATTCCCTAAGGGGTAGATCTATAGTATATACTTACACCGGCTCTTCGCCAactgtgtttaagtcccatataatagaaGGCGatcctattgctattaaccgggcacacatTCTGGAATCcacatatcaattatctacaatccaaatatgaattcaaactcataaagtcgattttAGTGGTTTAGTACCCGAGCCGGAATTCGAAGCCACGGTTTTAAAAGAATAACAGTAGCCACGCGTATCCTTATCGAGGTGGCCATAGGCGATAGGCTCGCGATGTTATGTTTAAAAATTTCTGTGCCCAATACGGGTCCAATGTGTTACTCACCTTAATATGTTACCAACCTTCTACCATGTAGGTAagctataaataatattttatgattatgttataacagcctccgtggtctagtggttagagcgttaggctcaggatctggaggtccgggttcgattcccgacgggtacattgtcgaaatcactttgtgagactgtcctttgtttggtaaggacttttcaggcttgaatcacctgattgtccgaaaaagtaagatgattccgtgcttttgagggcacgttaagccgttgatcccggctattagccgtaaactcacctccaccaacttgcagtggagcagcgtggtggagtatgctccataccccctccggttgattgaggggaggcctactgtgcccagcagtgggacgtgtataggctgtttatgatatgttgagattaagttataaaaaaatccCAACGTACCTTATACGTAGCTCCATAAGGGTACACAAGTGGAATACTATTGACTTGTCTTTTATGTCTCAAATCTTCTTCTCCAATAAATGATTTCCCACATTTCACTGAATCACTCCTCACGTGGTAAATGTAGAGTAGCACAATCCAGTACCTGAAAACATTTAAGGGTTTCATTGTAACTTTCAAtcgatcaatcaataattcgacggccttattgctaaacggcaatttctgccaggcaacctcaGTGTGAAAAAAGTTTATGCATTTGAGCGCGGGATGgcgcaatacaaaaaaaaagaaaaaataataaatacgaataacttaaaataagtaaaacacataataaccggttcttaccgcgtttaaatcagggatatcgaaactgttgcaagtgccatgatcatgggacgatcagtcatcccgtgatcatggcacttgcaacagtttcgaaatatcgggagtctcagttattcatcatcatcagcacattaacgtccccactgctggggcacgggccttccctatggatgggtagggagatcgggccttaaaccatcacgcgggcccagtgcggattgatggttattaacgactgctaatgcagccgggactaacggcttaacgtgccttccgaagcacggaggagctcgagataaaaacatttttttttgtggtcacccatccaatgaccggcctttgcgtaagttgctttacttcaacaatcgcagaccgagcgcgttaaccgctgcgccaccgagccccTCAACCAAAGAAccggttattatgtgttttaattatgataataaccgcgtaaacctaaaataatgtataaagaaatataagtataaataaataaataaacatacaaacaaataaagTTCTTGTCTGTTGCTTCCTTTTATATTGACAAGCCCGTgttccctaatggggtagtcagatctACAAGTACCTAATCAGAAGATCATTTGCAACATTGTTTGATGTAAAGTTCCAAGATGGTTACgaaggaaaaaatatttattttattcattcattttcttataaaaacaatgttagaaACATTGGCATATAGAATCGGAAAACCCGCAAAGGTGTGTAACGTTTGTTGGTAATGTTTTATAGAAAGACCACATGAAGAAAGCCGAAACTTTATTCTTCCAACTCTattgtagtaagaccacggtaacatgatcattaactaacatacggatacctggatatacataaagctgcctcaggtacatgctctataaataaaacaaccattgaaataataaataataagtatattggttacttactctaaatttccaaaacgcacgcgtgctcaaacacaagtgtacacgtgttcaaaatggtacgtctgccttcgatgcgtgct from the Pectinophora gossypiella chromosome 11, ilPecGoss1.1, whole genome shotgun sequence genome contains:
- the LOC126370740 gene encoding uncharacterized protein LOC126370740 translates to MRYWIVLLYIYHVRSDSVKCGKSFIGEEDLRHKRQVNSIPLVYPYGATYKLLIGLTVPVPNKDKISLAFAANFQYQYVQFQNITELSQYYFIKQVAREERDAVMKKKRNERLTFYRAFANLLDSQGVDGRECVLRTICEAAQYPVEEEGLVGEMMHILLTPDYGHSEFEDADPEWEAAISQYKDAAIAGRQMFSCASIYSACFGQGVLDLITTLRDH